TGAGTTGAGGATGCGGGTCTTGCTGTGAAAGGATAATActtgggagttccagatagggcataggctgttgaaagcctgcccttgttgatgcagcttttgatgtcatcgtccgctccaccatccttgttgaggatctccccagatatgtgtaatggtctgtttccaggatattctctccttgaagttggattgggagttcctgtttgttgttgattctcatcacttcagttttctttctggtGAATTTTAAGCCAGCCTTCTCTACTTCTTCTGAAAGCCTATCAGTTTGGTTTTTGCCTGCTGTCGTTGATGAGATAGGAGacatgtcatctgcaaagtccaggtcttctagctgtttggtgaaggtccactggatactggtgCTGTTGTCTTGGGTCATTTTATGCaaaatccagtctatgaccatcaggaagattgttggcgataatatgcaaccctgtcttactcCATTCTTCATTAGGAAAGGATGACCCTGAGGAATGTGGTTATTGCCTGGAAACAGTGTGACAGCTGAAAAACTCAGTAGCTGCCAGGTTGGTGGAGTTGGGCCATGTGGCCCTTCTTTTTTGCTGACCAGGCCTGCAAGCAGGGCCCACTACTGTTTAGGCCAAGTTACTCCATTCACAGGGTGTGCACCTAGATGGGTGGGTGAGAACTGCATGACAACAGGAGATAAGATTAACTACTAGCAAGCTTATTTTGCCATTGAAAGAAAAGCAGTAATGACTTTGGCTTTGACAAGAAAGtgtgatatttttttgtcattgccattaacattaaaataaaatcaactctCTACCTACAAACTCTGGTGTGTTGTTCTTGTATGATTAATCCATACCTGAAGTCAccacaaaagggaaaaaagtaatattGGTACATACACGTTaccttttctttcattgttgGCCCAGAATATGCTCTCAGTTATGACATAAGCTATAAAGACACTGGCACATCCTTTTAACATcggaaaaaaatacatcatccAAACTCTCAGTAATGAGCTAATTTCAATATCAAGAtacgataaataaaaatagttacaGGAATGTGGAGAGAATATGGATAAGAACCATCAGGCAGCAACAGACGTCTGTGTCTGCTTTGCATTGGCTGTACCATTGACAAAGAGACCATGGGTACTGATGATGACGTAAGTCCTGGTAATGCACAATAGTCTTTCAAGGGATTTGCACCATGCCTCTTCAGTTCTCTCCATCTCCTACCAGACACCAAAGGTATTACATCACTATGTTAGCATTTCAAATGCTTGAAGGACGCAGAGGAAGCATTTCACATTTCAATTAAGGACAACTATCACTTTATATCATAACCTATCCACAATAGATGGAGTAACACTTCAACAACAGAAAGAACTTAAAAGCCCAGCTTCAATAAAGCTGAGAAAAtttaagaagaaatgaagaaattgCTCTCAGAAACTCTGTTTCACAGGAAACTGACCTCAGGGAAAATTCTCTGCAGATGCTGTTCAATCTGTAGGTCAAAAAGACGTTCgcgatgtttgtttatgtgatgAACTATTCGCTCCAGGTAATGgtgaaactaaagaaaaacacCACTGCTGCATTATGCAAGTCATCATAAAAAAGAAGAGCTGTTTCAAGACATATTAAGTGAATTTAAGTCAAGGCTCAATGAGCATTAATGATTCTAGATACATAAGGACTGAAGAGTTCACATGTACAGGCACAGATAAAATTATGATAAAGGATATTTTACATCTAATGCAGCCTTGAATAAAGAGTTAATGAAGACCACAAAGGGTAGCTTAATGGAATATTGTGTTTCTATGTTCTAAAAGCAAGCTTcatgatacaaatattttataaaagaataattataacTTGATATTTTTAGCTAGTTATTAGTTGGCATGGAAAAATGTCTGAGGTGGAGTTATGCCATAATGCAATGTACAAAAAAGCTGTAATTTAATAATCATTGTACATTGCAAGTGTAATGTTGTACCTCAGCCTTTGTTTCAAAGTAATCCAGGTACTCTTTATATCCTTCAAGGAGCTGAAGCACTTCACACAGATAACTCCAGGCACTGTGgctgaaaaattttaaaaggttttacccatttattattgaaaaagcCACAACTTTACAtggatatgtttatgttttgatgGCTTTAGCCAATGGCAGAGCTGGGACTATGTTAATTGGTCATATCTGTGTCAAAATGTGATATCATGGTTTTGACCTCTTCTGTAAAGTGATGTTGGCTGTGTATCTCAACCAAAGAGgtgtattcacccagatttaggaaaatattgtcttgcactgagctttacagaaatacatcagaaaaaaatgtgtacccACCTCACTTATCCTttaagttgttttattcttaTGTAAgagtaatgataaaaaaagaaaataagtactGTGGTGGTAAATCTGGTGgcaaagcttttttatttatatataaggtatgctaaacacattttcatccttttttttcttgagttctacattttaaatatgtatgtagcctagccttttctctgtaaagggcgagggctaaatggaaaaaagcattttcttgcttattttacctctcgtaaataaagaattgtcattgtcactgtctaAATTCATTTAACTTTGCTCCTTCCTATCCCAGGATTCCTCTCTTAGGGACCGCGATCAGTGCATTTGACTGAAGAGGAAAGATTTCACTTGTTTAAAGCATGTTTGGTTGTGTGTCTGTAAATCTCCCCCCGCCACAGCCACCCAGCAGCTTACCTTCAGAAATGGGTATCTGATTTATCAGAGAAAGTAAaggcaggaaaaaaatgttcactgaGGACCAGCCCTTAATTGaattcttttcatgtttttctagTCATGCTTGTGTCTGCAACACCCATGTAGATCTCAGATCTGGTTCCCTTCTGTAAGCCCTTGCTTGCTGTGCacctcattttcttttctttcctttccttcctcctcTTGCTCAAAAACATTTGCTCTACCTTGATATGACCCTGCAGCCCTTCCACCCAGCATTACTGCATCCCCCCCCCTACTCCCAATATCACTGTTTTGTATACAAAGCCATCCTCCCATTTTAGCCATGCTTTCACTGTTTACATTTAGTAGTGAGATGCATGATTGAAACTACCCACTAAACTTGTGAGTCATTAATTTTACACAACATCATGTTGGCCATTCTGCTACAGTTTTATGTACTAATTAATTAGTCTGCAGGAACTGAATACAGTGGAGTTATTGCATCAGGTGAAAATCATCCTATATAATAAGCCTGCTGAACTACCTATCTTGTTGTAGTGTGGATATGAAAACAGCAATAAGTTCTTGTTTCAGTCTCATCATGTCATCCTCATTAACATCTTCGTGTTGATCCACAGTCATGGAGATGctaaaaacagattaaataattgaaatgaaaataatgtagaaGAGACTATCACTATTACTGAACCAgttaacagacaaaaaaatggcAATGTACTTCTGATCAAAAAGCCAActaatttatgaaaataagtttagcaaataaaaagaccacatttttttttttgctaaagaaaacaaaaccatttcTAAAACATAACTCACTTTCTGCGAATCTCTGCTGCCCATTCTGAAGCTTGTTCATGTTGTGGTACTGTCTGCTTCTTGTGACTTGTTACTGGGGAAACCAGACTACTGCAGTTATGTAGTACAGGCAGCTTCTTATCTCCACTTTGGGAAGTATTAGCCTGTGATGCCATTGTGCCACTGAACACTATCAGGCCTAAAAGTCTGTTAGAATCAGAGAACACAATGTTCTAAAATgtttgaggggaaaaaaaagatgtgtacaccaaaccttttatttaaaatataattcattCAGCATATTCACAAGATTTCAAATTACTGTTTTATATCATGTCAATTATTCAAACTTTTGGTAGGTGTCATTGTACAGATATTTATTCCCTTTTCTAAATgcgaaaaaaaaccaactttaaGATAGAGAATATGGTGTCCTGTTTTTACACAAACGTTCAATCTTCAATTGCTGTCAAGCACCTTATTTCAATTGCACTATAGTGTGGAGATCTTTTTAAATCTGTGAAATACCTCccttatataatttttttaaatgcctaaAAGACCATATATGAATTATGAAAGTCTTATGTCTGACATTTATATAAGCATCCCTAAATGCTTACAACCataaataaactatatatataatggcCCAAGCAATCACTTTTATACTTAatctaaatataattattttcagtaaGTGTTTTAGAACCTATACACCCTTCACTCAATTAATTCGATCAGTTCAGTTCAATTTACTATACATAATTGTTAAGAGACAAACTGTGATTCTGGACAGCATACACTTTTACACACAATAAAATGATATTCctgacatttacacacacacatacacacaatatgCCGCTGCATGGGGAGTCTTATGGCTGATTACGATCATACTCAATCCCTACATGGCCTTTATAGATATAAATCTAGCTGTATGCCATAATATGACACACTAAAATTGTTTCACGCTTTTCCGTGGTTCAcgtaaaatgaaatattgaaaacaatacCTTTAAgaaacagaatatattttattacttacaCTAATAGCCCCTAATATGCATTATAATCTAGGAAAAAAGTTCTTACGCAAGCAGAACGCCAAGCTATAGTTGGCTGTTAGTAAGAACGTTGCCATGTTGCCATCTTCGCGTAGTCCCTAACAAAAGAGTCACGAAGAAAAGATCGGACTCATTCCCAATTGAATTTAAATCAAGCTAAAGTCAAGAACCAAACATGtcataataaaatttattataatattaaatgttaaaatttagtACTAAAAAGATtcatacatttctaattttttttacgCAACAAAACAGTCCGTGCTGAACGTGGCGCCATTTTGAAAACTTGATTGGGACTTGTTTTCGCTTGACAACGGAGTACGTAATCTGTCTGGAAGCGACACTTATAAGATGAATCTTATTTGAAGGTAATTCAAGCGTAATATTTAGCTGATCTATCTCAGTAGACTTTCGCTGGGAGAAAATCCACTTGTGAATGACTTTTGCGTGTATCGTTATAAAATTTAACATCTATATCTTGCAGGATCACATCTGCAACACTTAAGTAGCACTTACCAACAATTTTCATCATATGGGTTTAAAAGGGGTGCAGCTGTagatttctgtttcttttattctttaggaaatgttttcttgtcCTTGTCTAAACGAGCTGTAAACTATGTTAAATGAAGACCACAGACAGAACGACTGAACCCATGAGTTATGCCAACACTATATTAACCTATTCTAAATCATATACAAATCAACAACCCATAGCATAAGTTGCTGTTCGTGTCAAACTGTTTCCTTTAATATGCTCCAAATTTGGATTGAGTCAGCTTGAAACATTCAAGAAGTATAAAGGGCAGTGACATCATGAACTCGTGCATTAGGCCTGTTTGTTTCTCAAGATGTTGCTcatagttgttttctttccaagGTTCCCTCTTGAAAAAATACTTGTAAGCATGTCTGCCCGACCTCGTCCAGTGACAGCAACAGTGACAAAGCCTCTTTGGATGTTAGTTCCTGATGCTGATAGTGTTGTTAACCAACGAAAATCCTACTCATCAGATGGTTCAACTGCATCTTTAACATCTATTCTTGACCATGATAGCTATATAAGTGAACCAGAGCTAAGTGATGAAAAACTTAATCTTACAGAACAACAAGAAGTAGTTAAGAAACTGaacaaaagggaaagaaaaagcattCAATCAGTTAAGCAGAGAAGGTAAGTTTCTTTGAAGTTATCTtcaatattttctgtcattcacACATAAGAAAACGTCATTCTACattgagactttttttttacagctacTTATTAGTAGGCATGCTGATTGCACTGTGACATCTGAAACTTTATATGAAGTgcttttataagaaattaagaTCTTTCATTAGTGCAGTCCTAAATAGCTATTGAAATGCACTCTGTTACAGCTCTGGAGAGGCTTGATAGGACGTCTAAAGATTatgaaatattgtcattttctaCAGAAAACCTGTTATACGATGCACCAAGTAAATTTGAATTTATTGTATCCTTTACAAGTTTAACTATCAGAGAATATAAATGCAAGAGTTCTGGCATGAGGTGTAACAGTGCATCATACTTTTGAATTTCAtgtactgttatttttatatattgctGTTTAGTATTGGTTTCAGTATTCCTTGAACCAAATGCATTTTTACCATCAGTGTTTTTCCTCATACAGGAAAGTATTCCACCAAGTGGGCATTAGagaacagaataataataattcaataaGTGAAAGATACTCGCAGCTGAAGGATATTCATTTAGCTGAAAATGGTTTGTCTGCATGGGAGAGATGGTTGATACAGAAAGCTCagcaagagagaaaggagaagacTGAAGCActgcaacagaaaaagaagaaagaacaagaaaaggcagcaaaagaaaaggagaaagagcaAAAACTGAAGAGAGGAAGTGAGTTAATACAAGACTGGTTAGAAAGAAAGAGCCATCAAGAGAAATTTAACAGGAAAATGGAAAGCCTAAAAATTGAGCAGGAAacaaaggataaagaaaaaagagaggagtTGCGTCAGAAAGCTGATGAAAATTTTGCAAAGTggataaaaaccaaacaaaaagaggaaaaagaaaggaaaataaaagagaaagagcagaagcagaaagaggaggaactgcgtaggaagaaaaaagagcaaGCAGATGTTGAATTTAAGGAATGGCTGAAGAAGCACCCAAACAGACCACAGTCAGCACCTCCACTTAAAGCAGGTATGTCATAAGTGTTATTGATCTGTAAACTTTAGAATTGTATTTAACACTATCAGTTTTTATTTGGGTACATGTGGCAATGTAACAGCGATAATCTTTTATGTTTAATTCTTAgtattcatttctgtttatcaTTTAATCAGACCTGGAGCTAGTGTTTCTTGTATTTAATACTTGTCATATTCTTGATACCATTTTATAGGTACACTGTATAAGAATGCACAAGATATTACAAAcaagttattttcttttgttagaaAGTGTTGGAAATGCAGTATTTATTGAAATTCTCTCCATTTACACCAGGTTTATTCATCCTCATTCATATATGTTTGGTACcatggtttgggttttttttcctttggtccAGTGTGATTTCTTCTCTTtgatctaaaataaaatttgagagTTCCAGAGAACACACCCCATACATTCATATTTATGTGGAGACATTGAGGTatcttttatatacatattttctgCATGCAGGAagaaagattacaaaaaaaagctTATGATCTACTGTTAAATATCCATgtccaaaataataatacctgTGCctcttttgttgttgacaaGAGTCAGGGTGTTGGGGATAACGATCTTTTTCGCGCTTCTAAAGGTCtagtgaatttttctttaatgactgggtaaagctcagtacaAAATGCTATTTGTCTGAACTTGGGTGAATCGCTCCCCAATAAGGTCTTGAGgtacatgcctacaaacatcactatgcatagaaagaggtcaaagttgTGACATACTTGTCCATAGGTATGCCTAATAACATATTGTTCCAGCTCATTTTGACAACACAATGGGGGCTTCCTGCATACAAGGCCtaatgtctgtgtttttgaGCTTTCTTATGTTCTCTGTTTTGTAGATGTGCATTCCGTATTTGTCTTCTGGATTACATATGACATCAGTGTTCTCAATCAcattatcttctttatttttgccACATTCCTTGAAGTCTTGTTATTGGCAACCCTATCAGCCAAGCCTATGCAAGAAGCCTTGAATGAACTATGATGCAGTAGCTCCTGTTGCAGCACTATATTATACAATAGTCAGCTATTGGGGGCTCCTGCATATGCTTGCCTGATAGGCCTGCATCCAAATTTTCATGAGCTATCATGATGATAGTCCAATCAGGGCTTTCTGCATACAAGCCTGGTTTACATTGGCTGCCGCATCAGCCACAGTAGTTTCACTCATATTggttattttgttctttatgaTGCATTTAGCTTGTTACATGGGGAAATGTACTGTAAAAACTCACTATTTTATGACTACAACTGGGGAAATATCATAGTATTATAGCTACATGCCAGAATATTTCAGATATTATTTACATGTCTCTTCGCTTTGAATAAGAAAAGTGATGCTACATCTGCTGATCAGCATATACAGTGCAGTGTGGTCTTTTTCCTGCTGTTCCTTGTGTTGGATATCTTCAGCATCCTCCTAAGTCATTATAGGCAGCTGAAGTTTCTTGGCCATTTCAACTCTATCAAAAGTACCATATAACTATCCCAGACATACAGGTTCTTTGTCAAGTGTAACTGTTGAATGTCTCCTGAAAAACAAGTAACAGTTGGCTTGTATAGCGCCTTATCTTCCCCTGTGGACAAGCTTCACAGATGACAGATGGTATGACATGAGAATAATGTGACAGCATCAACACACAAAATGAACACAATCTGCAGgccaaatatcaaacatgtcatacaGACCAAAATACACTTCATAGCAAATAAAGTTCCCAATAGCACATCCAACAGATGGTACTAATCCCACTGGAACAATGAATGACCCCAGCACATGCAAAAGTTCACTGATCAAGTGAACATGAAGCTCACTGAACTGCGCCAATCGTCAAGTCTGCCAGTCAACAAGAAATTGTAGCCACCAAAACGAAGAGACACCACATTCCATACTCATGATGGCAGACCCATCAAAATcatacacaatcacaagtccaacatgaagaagacatcagataagacaaaaatacaacaaagctctgccccctccagccagttaggcaTCACTCTAATACTTTTAATAGACTTCATGGCTGCTCTAGAAGTGTCTTCTATAAATGCCTTGTAGTCTTCCATCCAGATTTCCCCTGTCTGATTTTACCTGTCTTTGCTTGATCTTCCTTCTGAAGAAGTGTGCTTATTAGCTTTTTCACAGAGCAGCCTCTTCTGGGTAAACATCAGTACTAGGATCAGTAGTAAATGAATAACAACTCTGATAGTTGGCTAGAGAACAAATTGAGAGTTTGCAGCTAATAAGCAGCCATAATTGTGCATATTCTCCAAATAGCATTGTTTTTAGTTCATCAGTTTCCAAGTAATCCTTGCATAAGTCAAAGATCTCTGTTTATGGGAAtactatttatttctgtataatTGAAAGTAACATAGCATTTTACTCATCTAGCCTTCTTCTGTACTTGTACAGCCACTGGCCTAAATACTCTATAGGATCACTCGGCTGCTTCTCTACAACTTCTGCTAATGCCAGAGTGAGGGCTGTACCTAGGTGCTGAGAAAGATATTTGCCATTTACTGTGCTTGGTTGAGGCACCTTTTCTTTCTGAGTTCTATGGATGTACATCTGTTCTGGCTTCATCTGTGCAGTCTTTGCTTGATCTGGTACAAAAAGGATTATTCATCAAGTCACAGTTATGCCTTTCAATTGCAAGCTTTATCAAAAATCATATggctgaaaatgtttaaatatactatgttaatttggtttttctcaatatattttttcagaatgaTGTTTGAAAGGCCCAATCAAGTACAAGTAACAGCTATCTTAACACACCTGCAAGAAGTCCTGGCTTTGGGGTTTCTTCTAGTTGACTTGGCTGTGTCTCGACTGCTCTGCTTTCATGAAACAGGGGACCCCCTTTAGTCGCAGATTCTAGTTTCGTTAACTCTGCTTCTGATTTCACTCTGGTTGCTCTATCATGCAGGATGTGCAGTGCCTTTTTCTTAATGTCTTCTATCTTCATGGTCTCAGGTGTCTGGAGATAATCTTTTGGTGTCTTTCCCATCTGTTAGCCAAATATAATcctttgtcattattttattttggttgcaTCTCAAAGGTCatctacagtgatacctcggttctcgaacgccttgactttcgaccaaatcggtattcgaccaggaaattcgagaaaattttgtcttggaatccgaacaaatatttggaactcgaacatccgaacatccgagatgagccgagttgagccgaatggcgttcattcggcccagcgcgccttgcttgcgtcatcagtgtgagtgaagagagagagagagtcacgtttttgtggagagagtcatgaaatgtgtgcaaaatgggcagaaatcgcaaattttgttgaataacatcaccctgataaagtggtagcaaatagagcagttaacatttttaatgacaatgttatgtccactttccgcaaaattttgcaaaggagaaaaaaacagcaaacaattgacaaattcttccgtaaagaaatcagacaagcaactgcagagcaagattctgattctcctcagcaaaagatacagagaacagaaacacccgaagagcagttaccctctgtttttattgaagaggactccccttcaaaacaataaccatcccccttccctcctccctccacattcattccctcctgccataaagtttggtacaggtacagtaaatgaaacacaatttactgtactgtactgtactgtactgtacagtacattttatttatttattttttttgttttaataaatacacttttatttcttatttcttgttgagactcatgtttttctacatattatatacaaattaggccagtaaataggcattttctggggcttggaacgaattaatccagtttccattatttcctatgggtttcattgcttcggttctcgaacaatttggttctcgaccgtcctcccggaacgaattatgttcgagaaccgaggtatcactgtatttcttttccatatttttatgCCAAATGGCTAAAGTAATGCCTTGAACCCAGGAAAGTAGTTTTTAGGTTGTATAAATCAGATCAGTTACAAATCCGATTTCTCCTTATGCTttggaaaaagtttttaattatacAGCCAGAAAGCATGAAAACATATATACTATAggcattaaataaaataaatgagctAGTAGTATACATGAGGAGAAGATATTCCACACTTTACCAAATCAGTTATGGCTTCATCTGCCCCAGCATCTTTCAAGAAGTTGTAAAGATTTCCTTTGTCTTTAATGGCTGCAGCAAAATGTAATGCTGTCCGTCCCATCTGTtgacatattttttcaaataagatAATTCAAATTGCTCCcttgaaataaatatgcttcACATAAGATAAGAAAAAGTTTAGgactattttaatttctaaataatgcattacattttgtgttcatGAATTGATACTCACATGATCTTTAATATTAAGAGAGTCACTAAattctctcaatatatattcaACCATCTCCTGTTGCTCAAGAAGAACTGCTTTCTGTAGTGCCGGTAAGCCAGTGCTATCAGCAGCAATGGCCA
This sequence is a window from Pomacea canaliculata isolate SZHN2017 linkage group LG5, ASM307304v1, whole genome shotgun sequence. Protein-coding genes within it:
- the LOC112563749 gene encoding coiled-coil domain-containing protein 34-like, coding for MSARPRPVTATVTKPLWMLVPDADSVVNQRKSYSSDGSTASLTSILDHDSYISEPELSDEKLNLTEQQEVVKKLNKRERKSIQSVKQRRKVFHQVGIREQNNNNSISERYSQLKDIHLAENGLSAWERWLIQKAQQERKEKTEALQQKKKKEQEKAAKEKEKEQKLKRGSELIQDWLERKSHQEKFNRKMESLKIEQETKDKEKREELRQKADENFAKWIKTKQKEEKERKIKEKEQKQKEEELRRKKKEQADVEFKEWLKKHPNRPQSAPPLKAGKASYPCNFNYPKPSYVNPIPWQHPVIPKEKQEKPKRPKTKKYVWNPNKYF